A DNA window from Aspergillus nidulans FGSC A4 chromosome V contains the following coding sequences:
- the cds1 gene encoding phosphatidate cytidylyltransferase (transcript_id=CADANIAT00003159), producing the protein MSKSRRSVRFQHRSDGRRPSISDASDAASDPGSPSKNGVVAQPATIPEEKTEAPPLDEYQKKKQTFITRTIWTFVMIAGFFIAMFSGHIYIIGLVTAVQIISFKEVIAIANVPSKEKNIRFTKSLNWYFLGTSMYFLYGESVIYYFKHILLVDRVLLPLASHHRFISFVLWIMGFVFFVASLQKGHYRFQFTQFAWTHMALYLIVVQAHFVMNNILEGMIWFFLPASLVITNDIFAYVCGITFGRTQLIQLSPKKTVEGFLGAWVCTIIFGYFMTNILMRYKYFICPVYDLGSNVLTGLECDPNPVFVPQAFEIPEWTGFGRTFYVAPMQFHILLFATFASLVAPFGGFFASGLKRSFKIKDFGESIPGHGGITDRMDCQFIMGFFAYMYYHSFIAVFKASVGDIIEAAINGLTVDEQLEVLRGLSKYLYNQGAVPESVLELLSTELQRH; encoded by the exons ATGTCCAAGTCACGCCGGAGCGTTCGGTTCCAACATCGGTCCGATGGTCGACGGCCGAGTATATCAGATGCCAGTGATGCTGCTTCTGATCCGGGCAGTCCGTCGAAAAATGGAGTCGTTGCTCAACCCGCAACAATCCCCGAGGAG AAAACCGAAGCACCCCCGCTTGACGAataccagaagaagaaacaaactTTTATCACCCGCACAATATGGACTTTTGTTATGATtgccggcttcttcattgccATGTTCTCGGGCCATATATACATCATTGGTCTTGTTACCGCTGTTCAGATCATCTCGTTCAAGGAAGTCATTGCTATTGCGAACGTGCcaagcaaagagaagaacaTCCGTTTTACCAAGTCGTTGAACTGGTACTTCTTGGGAACCAGCATGTACTTTTTGTACGGTGAAAGCGTCATCTATTACTTCAAGCACATTCTTCTGGTCGACAGAGTGTTACTGCCCTTGGCGTCTCATCACCGGTTCATCAGTTTCGTTCTCTGGATTATGG GCTTCGTTTTCTTCGTTGCATCTTTGCAAAAAGGCCACTACCGTTTCCAGTTCACTCAGTTCGCTTGGACCCATATGGCATTGTATTTGATCGTCGTCCAAGCTCATTTCGTCATGAACAACATCCTGGAGGGTATGATCTGGTTCTTCCTCCCGGCTTCTCTTGTGATCACGAACGACATCTTCGCCTATGTCTGCGGTATCACTTTCGGCCGGACGCAGTTGATTCAACTCTCTCCTAAGAAGACTGTCGAGGGATTCCTGGGCGCCTGGGTTTGCACCATTATTTTTGGCTACTTCATGACCAATATCTTGATGCGCTACAAATACTTTATCTGCCCTGTTTACGATCTCGGATCGAACGTTCTGACGGGTTTGGAGTGTGACCCTAACCCAGTCTTCGTCCCTCAAGCATTCGAGATTCCGGAATGGACCGGATTCGGCAGGACATTTTACGTTGCCCCGATGCAATTTCACATCCTTCTGTTCGCCACATTTGCCTCGCTGGTTGCTCCTTTTGGAGGCTTCTTTGCCTCCGGTCTTAAGCGCTCcttcaagatcaaggacTTTGGCGAGTCAATCCCGGGCCACGGCGGCATTACGGACCGCATGGACTGCCAGTTCATTATGGGCTTCTTCGCGTACATGTACTACCACAGCTTCATTGCCGTTTTCAAGGCGAGTGTGGGCGACATCATTGAGGCCGCCATCAATGGCTTGACGGTTGATGAACAGCTGGAGGTGCTCCGCGGCCTGAGCAAATATCTATATAACCAGGGAGCAGTTCCCGAGTCG GTTTTGGAGCTTCTTAGCACGGAACTGCAGCGTCACTAA
- a CDS encoding mitochondrial 37S ribosomal protein uS4m (transcript_id=CADANIAT00003157), whose translation MRNRATTPLSKPKIRQSWSKYNLYNLNRIRNPPTANRTFFQQKWTAKAMARAYHGEQVRESQWTRMFSRRLRSVVPMSPWKMAQDDGSSMAAGRGSGLETDMRSRAADVRTKTPYTNMTFAPLERRLDVAIFRALFASSARQARQFVLHGAVTVNGKKMRYPGYLLNPGDMFQVDPERVMYATGAPKDKFERREARVERKKAVETEKKEEGEGEEAKEGEEAEAKETEEEKLDTRETLKRLLSQAKNIMGSNKDVLPAKRKQELRGFQKAVRRVMSKSGASTSTLTDNLETQFAELLKLLKATKIQPKEEKESKKENADAAAKSEPAETEATANASNPVDTKPTEALTEAFRQATQNPEGEVDTSELTEEELDVLKRALVQMRDNPIDHSKPYATPWRPRDYMSAFAFIPRYLEVNQNICAAVYLRHPVARPGHSEVPTPFGEAVSTAAFSWYLRRR comes from the exons ATGAGGAACAGGGCTACCACACCGCTAAGCAAGCCA AAAATCCGGCAGTCATGGAGCAAATACAACTTGTATAACCTCAACCGCATCCGCAACCCACCCACAGCAAACAGAACCTTCTTCCAGCAAAAATGGACAGCCAAGGCCATGGCCCGCGCTTATCACGGTGAACAGGTTCGCGAGAGTCAATGGACGCGCATGTTCTCGCGGCGCCTCCGCAGCGTCGTGCCCATGAGTCCCTGGAAGATGGCGCAGGATGATGGATCCAGCATGGCTGCTGGGCGTGGTTCGGGCCTGGAAACAGACATGCGGTCTCGTGCTGCAGACGTCAGGACAAAGACACCATACACGAATATGACGTTTGCCCCATTGGAGCGGAGGCTGGATGTTGCTATTTTCCGGGCGCTGTTTGCGAGCAGTGCAAGACAGGCGAGGCAATTTGTGCTGCATGGCGCTGTAACTGTCAATGGGAAGAAG ATGAGGTACCCTGGTTACCTTCTCAACCCCGGCGATATGTTCCAGGTCGACCCCGAGCGTGTGATGTATGCTACCGGTGCGCCGAAAGACAAATTCGAACGCCGCGAGGCCCGTGTTGAGCGCAAGAAGGCCGTGGAGAccgaaaagaaagaggagggcgagggcgaggaggccaaagagggcgaggaagcagaagctaAGGAAaccgaggaagagaagcttgacACGCGCGAGACGCTGAAGCGCCTCCTTTCCCAGGCCAAAAACATCATGGGAAGCAACAAGGACGTGCTACCCGCCAAACGCAAGCAGGAACTGCGTGGCTTCCAAAAAGCCGTCCGTCGTGTCATGTCCAAGAGTGGTGCATCCACATCTACGCTGACCGATAACCTCGAGACCCAATTCGCCGagcttctgaagctcctTAAGGCCACTAAGATCCAGcccaaagaagagaaggagtccaagaaggaaaatgcAGACGCCGCAGCCAAGTCAGAAccagcagaaacagaagccACTGCCAACGCGTCCAACCCTGTGGACACCAAACCCACAGAAGCCCTTACCGAGGCCTTCCGCCAGGCCACGCAGAATCCAGAAGGCGAAGTTGATACATCAGAGCTGACTgaggaggaactcgacgTGCTCAAGCGCGCCCTCGTCCAGATGCGCGACAACCCCATCGATCACTCAAAGCCCTACGCTACCCCTTGGCGGCCACGCGATTACATGAGCGCCTTCGCTTTCATCCCTCGATATCTGGAGGTCAACCAGAACATCTGCGCAGCGGTATACCTTCGACACCCGGTCGCTCGGCCCGGACACTCAGAAGTGCCCACGCCGTTCGGCGAGGCGGTGTCGACCGCTGCATTTTCCTGGTACTTGAGACGGCGGTAG
- a CDS encoding protein uvsD (transcript_id=CADANIAT00003158), with protein sequence MENFDDDVFSDDGFDDLPPDALEQLEQDAFRATQAEHPTQREPEPRQNWAEREVTIRYAQINPINVANATLRPPAQLHTGLTNDYGSLDVGESDAEVFDDEAAIGLNETVTISDRPSHYAHDSIALGEKPMETDGGLSFYSALQREHEILTAKLQQETERYARLENEFANVKSLAETKTGEIAIIRSNHAKIVNDYERQLSGLRKAMDEETAKHREELEAIREQGKTLATENAFLKQDLAEEVSRVHQIRAKMRTEEKSAPVTPKKPKALPFRDGFDDEEILAVSPSKSGRSKQATPTVTGKKRRRTSQGSPSRLHLSPHREQNLGIAGGAVDEALSESAIDLPMKESSQEAGHQDTHIIKQILNHRTVPHKTDIEIIAELAFPSEPGRTLYSILLEETTQLDLGSYAMEHMRAIISLWSRALKEKFYKPIPILLETTRLILAIDATAVLRQIDRLIPVLLDTSDINGVPRFKHSPYASQSFGKVTQTPASQLEPLVDSTEVVRVLYQIACRSLSDDQLVEDLWRHIRYSFVLMMLSCSQPASDIKLTLSLLMTSVRPNSFASIQESEQDQKSNENWVVDRVASLMWETLQPDEGQPPYTRAEICDVRLEALAFLMTVTFNPIEPNNTHGSLVIASHHTALAKLVRAMHDELDALYSYPPERDMHSAMVNGLMRLIYSIIQRHPKEADLQLKLHRVPGGKQKFLVVLTRLAFSEGIVLEAGIEDETVEMAHSILDDAVNPQEAEALLEAFPHAKGEDTEAKNAEDTEMMEVMEEDLAL encoded by the exons ATGGAAAacttcgatgatgatgtttTTTCCGACGACGGCTTCGACGATCTACCCCCGGATGCTCTAGAGCAGCTCGAGCAAGATGCCTTTCGCGCTACACAGGCCGAACATCCTACACAGCGAGAGCCGGAACCGCGACAGAATTGGGCTGAGCGAGAGGTCACCATTCGTTATGCCCAGATTAACCCGATCAATGTCGCCAATGCCACACTACGACCGCCTGCACAGCTGCACACTGGTTTGACTAACGACTATGGATCGCTGGACGTGGGAGAGTCGGACGCGGAGGTATTTGATGATGAGGCTGCAATTGGCCTGAATGAAACTGTTACCATCTCAGACCGACCGTCACATTATGCTCATGACTCGATTGCATTGGGAGAGAAGCCTATGGAGACCGATGGAGGTCTGTCCTTCTACTCTGCTTTGCAAAGGGAGCATGAGATTCTTACAGCGAAG CTCCAACAAGAAACTGAGCGCTATGCTCGCCTTGAAAATGAGTTCGCAAACGTCAAATCCTTGGCCGAAACAAAGACCGGGGAGATTGCCATTATCCGTTCGAACCACGCCAAAATAGTCAACGATTATGAGCGGCAACTAAGTGGTCTGCGTAAGGCCATGGATGAGGAGACGGCAAAACATAGAGAGGAGCTAGAGGCAATCCGGGAGCAAGGCAAAACGCTGGCTACGGAAAATGCGTTTCTCAAACAGGATCTTGCGGAAGAAGTTTCACGAGTTCACCAGATAAGAGCCAAAATGCGAACAGAGGAGAAATCAGCACCCGTGACACCAAAGAAGCCCAAGGCTCTACCGTTTCGCGACGGGttcgacgacgaagaaataCTGGCGGTCTCGCCTAGCAAGTCGGGAAGATCAAAACAAGCAACACCTACCGTGACTGGTAAAAAGAGAAGACGGACAAGCCAGGGTAGCCCGTCACGTTTGCATCTGAGCCCGCACAGAGAGCAAAATCTAGGGATCGCGGGGGGTGCGGTGGATGAGGCCCTGTCAGAGTCTGCAATCGACTTGCCTATGAAGGAGTCCTCGCAGGAGGCCGGGCACCAAGATACGCACATCATAAAACAGATCCTAAATCATCGGACGGTCCCTCATAAAACCGACATTGAAATCATAGCTGAGCTGGCCTTTCCTTCGGAACCTGGGCGGACATTGTACAGCATCCTCTTGGAAGAGACAACGCAACTTGACCTCGGTAGCTACGCGATGGAACACATGCGGGCAATAATTTCGTTATGGTCCCGAGCACTTAAAGAGAAGTTCTACAAGCCGATACCAATCTTGTTGGAAACCACAAGGCTCATACTCGCCATTGACGCGACGGCCGTCTTACGCCAGATCGATCGTTTGATACCTGTGCTGCTGGATACGAGCGACATCAACGGGGTCCCACGTTTCAAACATTCACCCTATGCAAGTCAGAGCTTCGGCAAAGTGACACAAACACCGGCTTCCCAGCTTGAACCGTTGGTGGATTCCACCGAGGTTGTCAGAGTGCTTTATCAAATAGCCTGTCGCAGCCTGAGCGATGACCAGCTTGTGGAGGATCTGTGGCGCCATATACGCTACTCTTTTGTGCTGATGATGCTAAGTTGTTCGCAGCCTGCCAGCGACATCAAGCTGACCTTAAGTCTGCTCATGACCAGTGTCCGTCCCAACTCGTTTGCATCCATTCAAGAGTCCGAACAAGACCAGAAGTCGAACGAGAACTGGGTTGTCGACCGCGTCGCTAGTCTCATGTGGGAAACGCTACAACCAGACGAGGGCCAGCCGCCGTACACGCGAGCGGAGATTTGTGACGTGCGGCTGGAAGCGTTAGCCTTCTTGATGACGGTGACCTTCAATCCTATTGAGCCGAATAACACGCACGGCAGCCTCGTTATCGCCTCGCATCATACGGCCTTGGCAAAGTTGGTTAGGGCGATGCACGACGAGTTGGATGCACTCTATTCATATCCACCGGAAAGAGATATGCACTCCGCCATGGTCAACGGCCTCATGCGATTGATCTACAGTATTATACAACGCCATCCAAAGGAAGCTGACTTACAGTTAAAGCTGCATCGAGTACCCGGCGGAAAGCAGAAATTTCTCGTGGTGTTGACGCGGCTTGCCTTCAGCGAAGGAATTGTTCTCGAGGCAGGCATCGAGGACGAGACAGTGGAAATGGCGCACTCGATTCTGGACGATGCGGTCAATCCgcaggaagcagaagctttACTTGAGGCATTCCCGCATGCCAAGGGGGAGGATACAGAGGCGAAGAATGCAGAAGATACGGAGATGATGGAAGTGATGGAAGAGGATTTGGCGTTATAG
- a CDS encoding pyruvate dehydrogenase (acetyl-transferring) subunit E1 alpha pdhB (transcript_id=CADANIAT00003155), whose amino-acid sequence MLFRTAWARQAAPLRRQAFAPLARRSVTTDAASSHAENIPEDENKPFTVRLSDESFETYEIDPPPYTLEVTKKELKQMYYDMVAMRRMEMAADRLYKEKKIRGFCHLSTGQEAVAVGIEHALTREDKIITAYRCHGYAMMRGGTIRSIIGELLGRREGIAYGKGGSMHMFAPNFYGGNGIVGAQVPVGAGLAFAQQYNEEKSTSVVLYGDGASNQGQVFEAFNMAKLWNLPVLFGCENNKYGMGTSAARSSALTDYYKRGQYIPGIKVNGMDVLATKAAVKYGKDYAISGNGPLVYEYVTYRYGGHSMSDPGTTYRSREEIQRMRSTQDPIQGLKQKILDWGVMSEEDLKGLDKSARAHVDEEVAIAEKMPLPENNSRILFEDIYVRGSEPRWMRGRTVDETFYY is encoded by the exons ATGTTGTTCCGAACTGCGTGGGCCCGTCAGGCTGCGCCTCTGAGGCGTCAGGCTTTTGCTCCCCTTGCTCGCCGCTCCGTCACCACCGACGCCGCTTCGTCGCATGCTGAAAATATCCCAGAG GATGAGAACAAGCCTTTCACTGTCCGTCTCTCTGATGAGAGCTTCGAGACTTACGAGATCGACCCTCCGCCTTACACCCTGGAGGTGACcaagaaggagctcaagCAGATGTACTACGACATGGTCGCTATGCG ACGCATGGAGATGGCCGCCGACCGTCTGtacaaggagaagaagatcagagGTTTCTGCCACTTGTCAACCGGTCAAGAAGCCGTCGCTGTCGGTATCGAACACGCCCTCACCCGCGAGGACAAGATCATCACTGCTTACCGATGCCACGGTTACGCGATGATGCGCGGTGGTACTATCCGCTCGATTATTGGAGAGTTGCTCGGTCGTCGCGAGGGTATTGCTTACGGCAAGGGTGGTTCTATGCACATGTTCGCCCCCAACTTCTATGGCGGTAACGGTATTGTCGGTGCCCAGGTTCCTGTTGGTGCCGGTCTTGCCTTTGCTCAGCAGTACAACGAGGAGAAGTCCACCAGTGTGGTTCTGTACGGTGATGGTGCTTCCAACCAGGGTCAGGTCTTTGAGGCTTTCaacatggccaagctctGGAACCTTCCCGTTCTTTTCGGTTGCGAGA ACAACAAGTACGGTATGGGTACCTCCGCCGCTCGTTCCTCTGCCTTGACCGACTACTACAAGCGTGGTCAGTACATCCCTGGTATCAAGGTTAACGGTATGGATGTTCTCGCCACCAAGGCTGCCGTCAAGTACGGTAAGGACTATGCCATCTCTGGCAACGGTCCTCTGGTCTACGAGTACGTCACCTACCGCTACGGTGGTCACTCCATGTCCGACCCCGGTACCACCTACCGTAGCCGTGAGGAGATCCAGCGCATGCGCAGCACCCAGGATCCTATCCAGGGTCTCAAGCAGAAGATCCTTGACTGGGGCGTcatgagcgaggaggaccTTAAGGGTCTCGACAAGAGCGCCCGTGCTCAcgtcgacgaggaggttGCCATTGCCGAGAAGATGCCTCTGCCCGAGAACAACTCTCGCATCCTGTTCGAAGACATCTACGTCCGCGGCAGCGAGCCTCGATGGATGAGGGGTCGCACTGTTGACGAGACTTTCTACTACTAG
- a CDS encoding uncharacterized protein (transcript_id=CADANIAT00003156), whose amino-acid sequence MYNPWSTHHTQAPHPHHHSHHAQTHPHHSHTQHAHHAHHAPTVTSVSGTVSVPGTVSPGTRLVELDSSPSASPSTSSFRMNWLPSMLNGHGRVHGHTTTHNPGHNASLPTISSNLRMQHSISQQQQPQQHQHQQHQQQTQAPVSMIVDSRAAQSGGAVVGTGGGGGNQAGQVVSVESEESDRSESPGGTPGTRDASGADALGEPEFTGEGGQNGRDGDIDVEVLAENGTDVTGKGVGVSIGSNGEITRTLPSGLNLTSRKHGKRLTTKEEVFLFEICNRHAADFGRRSNLCKWWMTVTMEFTRGQKHPYSWHSVRRKVELVTKQRMKFLEEQREKGASGTETAEDLSNPRWRAVVDAWIPTWQRWEEAEARRIEKRDSRRPRKRKWTATTPTASVTAGDGWDLPSSSAPGSGEAWRAPSSTSSSPMVNQTPTAPSSTPVSSTPVRLPPGFDTLFSQSSKTPPVSTPFNPPTQTHNHRTPQTSHTHNHTSNPSTSHNQPSTPITTNPPPQQTPDSAVMVAMLETLGKLNKHLESNPTASSLLQTGTNPNSEPTSAQVQPASQDSNGGANEDARTPSRSILRKLKEDLKSEMMEELRAEWDKERAVLEEKLDSVQRTQEMILDMLRQEPS is encoded by the coding sequence ATGTACAATCCCTGGAGCACGCACCACACGCAAGCACCGCACCCCCATCACCACAGTCACCACGCCCAGACACACCCTCATCACAGCCATACACAACATGCCCATCACGCCCACCACGCCCCTACCGTGACCTCGGTCTCAGGCACGGTCTCCGTCCCTGGTACGGTCTCGCCTGGAACGCGCCTCGTCGAGCTGGACTCCTCCCCTAGCGCCTCGCCGTCAACTTCGTCATTTCGCATGAATTGGCTCCCGTCCATGTTGAATGGGCACGGACGCGTGCATGGCCATACCACCACTCATAACCCGGGGCACAATGCGTCGCTGCCGACAATCTCGTCGAATCTGAGGATGCAGCATTCAATttcgcagcaacagcagccgcagcagcatcagcaccagcagcatcagcagcagacgcAGGCGCCGGTATCGATGATTGTTGATTCGAGGGCGGCGCAGTCGGGGGGTGCGGTTGTGGGGacgggcggcggcggaggaaacCAGGCAGGACAGGTGGTGTCCgtggagagcgaggagagtGATCGTTCTGAAAGCCCGGGTGGTACGCCGGGGACGCGGGATGCAAGCGGGGCAGACGCATTGGGCGAGCCGGAGTTTACAGGCGAGGGAGGGCAGAACGGTCGTGATGGTGATATTGACGTGGAGGTATTAGCAGAGAACGGCACAGACGTTACGGGAAAGGGCGTCGGTGTTAGCATTGGGTCTAATGGCGAAATCACTCGTACACTGCCGTCCGGTCTGAACCTGACAAGTCGGAAACACGGCAAACGCTTGACTACAAAGGAGGAAGTATTTCTCTTCGAAATTTGCAACCGCCACGCAGCCGACTTTGGACGACGCAGTAATCTCTGCAAGTGGTGGATGACGGTGACAATGGAGTTCACGCGCGGTCAGAAACACCCTTATTCATGGCACTCTGTGCGCCGGAAGGTTGAGCTCGTCACGAAGCAGCGCATGAAGTTCCTCGAGGAGCAGCGCGAGAAAGGCGCGTCAGGGACCGAGACGGCAGAGGATTTGTCGAATCCGCGGTGgcgtgctgttgttgatgcGTGGATCCCGACGTGGCAACGGtgggaggaggctgaggcaCGGCGAATTGAGAAGAGGGATTCAAGACGcccaaggaagaggaagtggaCTGCTACGACGCCCACTGCGTCTGTAacggctggagatggatgggATCTGCCCAGTTCCTCTGCTCCGGGCTCTGGGGAAGCGTGGCGGGCACCGTCGAGTACGAGTAGTAGCCCTATGGTTAACCAGACCCCGACAGCGCCGTCATCGACACCTGTCTCTTCAACGCCTGTCCGTCTACCACCAGGCTTCGACACACTTTTCTCACAGTCCTCAAAAACACCGCCCGTATCAACGCCCTTTAATCCTCCGACGCAAACTCATAACCACCGCACCCCCCAAACAAGCCACACCCACAACCATACTTCCAACCCCAGTACAAGTCACAATCAACCCTCAACACCAATTACCACAAACCCTCCACCCCAGCAAACCCCCGACAGCGCAGTGATGGTCGCAATGCTTGAAACCCTGGGGAAACTAAACAAGCATCTCGAGTCGAACCCGACGGCTTCTTCCCTTCTGCAGACTGGCACAAATCCGAACTCAGAACCTACATCAGCGCAAGTCCAACCCGCTTCTCAGGATAGTAACGGCGGGGCAAATGAGGATGCTCGAACACCCTCACGAAGCATATTGAGAAAACTCAAGGAAGACCTGAAGTCAGAGATGATGGAAGAATTAAGGGCAGAATGGGATAAAGAGCGAGCcgttttggaagagaaacTTGATTCTGTACAGAGGACGCAAGAGATGATTCTTGATATGCTAAGGCAGGAACCTTCATGA
- a CDS encoding uncharacterized protein (transcript_id=CADANIAT00003154) produces MIASYLPNSSIKTLRMTCKPLCNTVSLRLDRAFLSANPLNIAVFRAIADSERFRHGIEEIIWDDARFIKAPLGEFHIADEREDLWIDEETGCPEWFVNSCKENRKDLEMGNYPDQGRIEQIALIEEQAAAEPPLKIFWQYYQNLLQQQEDTIIFDMDAEALEYGLRRFPALKRVTITPAVHGWLFTPLYETPMIRAFPKGFNYPIPRGWPDNPEGTFTPEATPWEDEATRKDFRGFGIVTRALASYADHHVSELIITANTLQTGLNCCVFETHNAQYTDFAAILRKPGFARLDLSLLVCGQERTGWPAYRDGLLRRALSGAHGLEHISLSTNIEEDPASDSTIPWSAGGRDQLVPLRTIFPVDEWKSLRHFSLSGFHVDKDDIISFLFALPPTLRSVYLGFLYFVDHGGSYRELLIDMRDQLDWRKRDPADRPVVSLAKPTSYNRIGHAVWLDNEKRRKIRNYASPAHTYTSACNPEDLHVLIPRVDGQATMGTKKVTACGNSHWLTGDWRYPAFPSRPDYDWEGIENGARDSISCYWGNTSDSCSNWAVGGLTSHDTRWARDTNGSPTRIRTNYQTEHVFEGQLIGDFFDWWLEQGKIKNQRPIPASASSKFPCSSSEDYFLRPRAYYPWTLDGKQTAFINVLLSELDVYGQRANRPRQIQAHGQRRSIAACLKRWEVWDKFCSTYEAIYGHFGSWDNWHRQAGYPAGPLPSMQDEWKEYIRVVLDSFVLRARDTFDFMLRERKTTHLLATDPPFDGHWLSNRFVIRMFLRLSLGCNNMDASRV; encoded by the exons ATGATCGCCAGCTACCTCcccaacagcagcatcaagacCCTTCGTATGACTTGCAAACCCCTCTGCAACACCGTCAGCCTTCGCCTTGACCGTGCCTTTCTCTCGGCAAACCCACTCAATATTGCTGTCTTTCGCGCAATCGCAGACAGTGAGAGATTCCGCCATGGAATTGAAGAAATTATCTGGGATGATGCACGCTTCATCAAAGCCCCGCTGGGCGAGTTCCACATCGCTGACGAGCGAGAGGATCTCTggattgatgaggagactggATGCCCTGAGTGGTTTGTCAATTCCTGTAAAGAAAACAGGAAAGACCTTGAGATGGGCAACTACCCCGACCAGGGCCGCATCGAGCAAATCGCACTTATAGAGGAGCAAGCTGCTGCCGAGCCGCCCTTGAAGATCTTCTGGCAATATTACCAAAAtctgctccagcagcaaGAGGACACAATTATCTTTGATATGGATGCTGAGGCCCTGGAGTACGGTCTGCGCCGGTTTCCAGCTCTCAAGAGGGTAACCATCACGCCTGCAGTGCACGGCTGGCTTTTCACACCCCTGTATGAGACGCCGATGATCCGCGCGTTCCCAAAGGGCTTCAACTACCCAATTCCCCGCGGCTGGCCGGACAACCCCGAGGGGACGTTCACACCAGAAGCAACGCCGTGGGAGGACGAGGCCACACGGAAAGACTTTCGGGGCTTCGGCATTGTAACGCGCGCCCTGGCCTCCTATGCGGACCACCATGTCTCTGAGCTAATTATAACTGCTAACACCCTTCAGACAGGGCTCAACTGCTGCGTCTTCGAAACCCATAATGCGCAATACACTGACTTTGCGGCTATCCTTCGCAAACCGGGCTTCGCCCGTCTCGACCTCTCCCTTTTAGTCTGCGGCCAGGAACGCACGGGATGGCCCGCCTATAGGGATGGACTTCTCCGTCGCGCTCTCAGTGGAGCCCACGGCCTTGAACATATTAGTCTATCTACAAATATTGAGGAGGACCCGGCGTCCGACAGTACCATTCCTTGGAGCGCGGGCGGTCGTGATCAACTCGTCCCGCTCCGCACAATCTTCCCAGTTGATGAGTGGAAGTCCCTTCGCCATTTCAGTCTCTCTGGCTTTCATGTCGATAAGGATGacatcatctccttcctcttcgcaCTACCGCCGACCCTCCGCTCCGTGTATCTGGGGTTCCTCTACTTTGTTGACCACGGTGGCTCCTACCGTGAACTCCTCATAGACATGCGTGATCAACTGGACTGGCGGAAGCGAGACCCTGCAGATAGACCGGTCGTCTCGCTCGCCAAACCTACCTCTTATAATCGGATCGGGCATGCGGTCTGGCTTGATAATGAG AAAAGACGAAAAATAAGGAACTATGCTAGCCCAGCACATACATACACATCCGCCTGCAACCCCGAGGACCTGCACGTTCTGATCCCTCGAGTCGATGGCCAGGCGACCATGGGTACCAAGAAGGTGACAGCATGCGGGAACAGTCACTGGCTGACTGGCGACTGGCGTTATCCGGCATTTCCCAGCCGTCCTGACTACGACTGGGAAGGAATCGAGAATGGCGCGCGGGACTCTATCTCATGCTACTGGGGCAATACCTCGGACAGCTGCTCCAACTGGGCAGTAGGAGGCCTGACCAGCCACGATACCAGATGGGCCAGGGACACGAATGGCAGCCCAACGAGGATAAGAACGAATTATCAGA CCGAACATGTCTTTGAAGGCCAGCTCATTGGCGACTTCTTTGATTGGTGGCTGGAGCAGGGCAAGATAAAGAACCAGAGGCCAATACCTGCCAGCGCAAGCAGCAAGTTCCCTTGTTCGAGTTCAGAAGACTATTTCCTGAGACCGCGCGCCTACTACCCATGGACACTTGACGGAAAACAAACTGCATTTATCAACGTTCTCCTGTCCGAGCTAG ATGTTTACGGGCAACGAGCCAACAGACCGAGACAAATACAAGCGCATGGACAAAGACGCTCAATTGCAGCCTGTTTAAAGAGGTGG GAAGTATGGGACAAGTTCTGCTCCACATATGAAGCAATCTACGGCCACTTTGGCTCGTGGGACAACTGGCACAGACAGGCCGGGTACCCTGCCGGCCCGCTCCCCTCAATGCAAGACGAGTGGAAGGAATATATTCGCGTGGTCCTAGATTCATTCGTCCTACGGGCACGGGATACTTTTGATTTCATGCTTCGAGAACGCAA AACTACTCATCTCCTCGCCACTGATCCGCCCTTCGACGGTCACTGGTTGTCTAACCGGTTTGTCATTAGAATGTTTCTAAGGTTGTCCTTGGGGTGCAACAATATGGATGCTTCCAGGGTATAA